Sequence from the Candidatus Deferrimicrobium borealis genome:
TGGACAGGCCAGAAGTCTTCAAGGTTCTCTACGCAGTTGTCGCAGGCGTAGAGGACTTTCCAGAACTGAGGGGTGCCGTCGGCCCGTGGATGATGCGGATCATTCGTTAGATCCCGTTCGCCGTTGCCAAGACAATATACGAATCGCGCATACTGCGTTGGATAGCCCGGCAGGTCGTCGATTGGTGGAATGGCGACACGACGGTCCTCGTCGGAAGTGAACACGTGGGATTCCGCGAGAAGCACGACCCGCACCGTCTCGGGTTTTAAATACCGGCGGTATGTCTCCACAAGCCGCACAGACTCCAGTGGCTCGACATTGTCGCCGAGAATTCGGGTTATCTTGGTGTACGTCTCTTCCAACGTCATGTTCACTCCAGGCCATGTAAACGTCCATGATCTTTCGATCTGCCCCAATCATAGTGTAAAGATCAACAGGATGTCCCAGTCGGTTTCAGAGGGAAGTCCGCACAGACTGTAATCCCCGCGAAAACAACCGGCTTTTTGGGGGTGAAAAGGAGGTATCGCAGAGGTGCTGTTGATGGGGGAAACCCCCTGTGCAGTTGGATAGGTTCGGCAAGGGGAGATCACCTAATTGATCGTATAATCAAGTAAGGAAATTCGTCCCTGCCCCACGTCCGTTCCGGCTCGATCGGGAATCCGGAGATAGAAAAGGAGATGGGAATGGTCGGGGTTTTACTGGTCAAGCCGCTATTATTGCTGGGCGGGGCCGGCTACCTTGCGTATCGGTTCCTCCAGAAAACGGTGAAATCCCCACAATATGGCAAAGAGGAGCGAGAATTCACCAGGACCGGCGGGATCGAGATGACGCCTTGTGCGAAATGCGGGATGTACATCCGTAGCGATGCCGCCCAATGCCCTTGTTGCAGCGAATCGAAGGATTCTGCCTTCCGACCAGGATAGCATGCAGGACGGGAATTACCTTTCACAACTGGTAAGGTCACTGCCGGCAAAAATAAAGTGATTCCGCACGGACTGCAAACCCCGCGCAATCAACCGCTATTTTGAGGGGGTGGTGGGGAAACCCGTGGGGGTTCGAGTCCCCCCTTCGGACCATGATTGACAGGCTCCCATCGAGAATATAGATTCGTCTTACATCTTCGATCTGTAATCTATCGAGACAATCACAGAACCGTCCCGGCAAGCAGGGAGGCGTGATGCGGGCTCTCGACCTCGTCTCCGGCAGCAGAATCCTTTCCCCGACGTTCGGTTGTTCGTTTCCCTCATCCCCGGTGAATCTCTTTGCCCGCTGATAAACCCAAGCGCAAGCTCGCCGCCATCCTAAGCGCCGACGCCGCAGGGTACAGCCGCCTCATGGAAGAGGACGAGGCAGGGACCCTCAAGACCCTGAAGGCCCATTTCCAGGTCATGAGCTCCCAGGTCGAGAACCACCGGGGCCGCGTCGTGGCGGTCCACGGGGACAGCCTTCTCGCCGAGTTCGATAGCGTGGTGGATGCCGTGCAGTGCGCCATGGAGATCCAGAAGGAAATCAAGGCACGAAACGATGATCTGCCGGAAAAGTCCCGGATGCCCTTCCGGATCGGGATCAACCTCGGGGATGTGATCGAGGAGGGGGGGAACGTCTACGGGGACGGGGTCAACGTTGCGGCCCGGTTGGAGGGCCTGGCGGATCCGGGAGGCATCTGCATCTCCCGGAGCGTTCATGACCAGGTGAAGAACAAGCTGAGCGTCGGATATCAGTCCATGGGGGCGCACAGCGTCAAGAACATCGCGGAACCGGTTCAGGTGTATCGCATCCAAACGGAGCCTGACGCGTTCGGGAAAGCGGTCGGCAGGGCCTGGTACAGGCTGAAGCAATGGCAGAAGGTGGCATTGGCCATCGGAATCGCACTTCTGCCGGTGTTCGTAGGTCTGGCGGTCAAGAAATATATTGACCAGTCCGGCTCCTCTCCCGGGATTTTCGCCTTCTTTACGGAAAAGACGGCCTTGCCGCTGCCGGACAAGCCATCGATTGCGGTGCTTCCGTTCGAGAACATGACCGGCGACCCGAAGCAGGAGTATTTCACGGATGGATTTACCGAACAGATCATCACGTCCCTGTCGAAGATCTCCTCCCTGTTCGTCATCTCCCGCAACTCGTCGTTCACCTACAAGGGCAAACCGGTGAAGGTGGGTAAGGTGAGCAAGGAACTGGGAGTCCGGTATGTGCTGGAGGGGAGCATCCAGAAGTCCGGCGACCGGGTGCGGATCAACGCCCAGTTGATCGATGCGATTTCCGATCAACACCTGTGGGCCGAGAATTACGACCGGAGCATGAAGGATATCTTTGCTCTTCAAGATGAAATCACACTGAAGATCCTGACGGCGTTGCAGGTCAACCTGACCAGCGGCGAGCAGGCACGGGTGTGGGCGAAAGGCACGAAGAATCTGGAGGCCTACCTGAAGGTCATGCAGGCACGGGAGAGTATCCTTGTGGGGAATGCTGCGTCCGTTGCTCGGGGCAGGCAATTGGCGGAAGAGGCGATCGAACTGGACCCTCAGTATGCGAAAGCCTTCGGCTATATAGGCACGAGCCACGTGATGGATTTCCTTCTCTATTCGAGCAAATCCCCCAAGGAATCTCTGGAGCAGGCCGTCGAATGGCTGCAAAAAGCAGTGGCCATGGATGACTCGTTGGCAGATGCCCACGCCCGCCTGGCCCACGCCTATACCTTTGTCAACCGGCACGAGGAAGCGATTGCCGAAGCGGAAAAGGCGATGGCGATGGACCCCAATTCCGCGGAAGTGCATAACAGTGCCTGCTACGCCCTCCGATTCTCCGGAAAGGCGGCGGAAGCTGTTCTGGCGTGCAAAAAGGCGATCCGCCTCGAGCCCTTCGCCCCCGGCAATTACTATGGGAACCTGGGAATGGCCTATTTCCAGAATGGAAGCGATTGCGAGGAAGCCGTCAAGGTGTGCGGGGAGGGGCTCAAGCGGGCGCCCGATAGCATGATCGTGCACTTCATGGCCACCACGGTCTTCAGCGCGTGTGGCAAGGAGAAGGAAGCCCGAAAAACGGCCAAGGAACTCCTCCGGATCAACCCGAAATTTTCAGCGGAGTCCTTTGCCAAAAGACTCCCGCAAAAGGACCAAAAGGAAAAGGACCGGATTGTCGACGCTCTCCGCAAGGCGGGGCTGTAAGGGAAGGCGGAATAGACTGCAAACCCCGTGCAAACAACTCGCTTTTTGGGGCCGTAAAGGGGGGTTCCAAGAGGAGCTGTTGACGCGGATTTTTCCTTGCAGTACAATGGTTTGCATCTCGGACGCGCCCTTAGCTCAGCTGGATAGAGCGCTTGACTTCCGGGGGATAGGGATTGCAACCCGACACGGCGGCATCCTCACCGCCTTCCCCCAGATCACTTCATGAGGCGGGATGATGGCGAGAATCCTGTTGCGAGAAGCGATGATGGCCCGGGGGATGAAGAAGGCGGAGAAGTAGCGTAGCCCGAGCCGTGTCCCTTGGACTGCTGTTATAACAGCGGTTCAGTCTGGTTCTTCCGTATCTTGAATATTCGTAACATCCGGCGGCGGTGGGTAAGTATCCGGTTCCGTTTCTTGGGATAACTTCGATACGCAAAAGGGGGGAAGCGGGACGCCGGGAAATTGTCTTGACAGGTAAAACGTAATTTTATAGATTTCCTCCACGCGCAAGATTTCTTCCTGGCAACCACACCGACCGTTGCACCCACGAGCACGTCGCATATTTCCGGATCAAACGAGCGCGTATCAACACACGGGCCTAAGGAGGACCACCATGGACGAGAATCGCAGAAATTTTCTGAAAGGAGCGGGCATCGTCGCCGCCATGGCAGCCACAGGGGGACTGACCGTGGCGCAAGCTCAGACCAAGCCCGAGCCGGCGACCGCGCGAGGCATGGCTCGCGGGTTAACCCTGTTGACCATCAGTCGCAACGGCCAATACCGGCTTGGTGTCAAAACCGACAAGGGGATTTTGGATGTGCCGCAGGCAGCGGAACTGCTCCGCATGCACGCGCCGGGCACTATGGACGACCTGCTTCAGAAGGAGGAGGGCCCCAGCCTCAATGCGCTGGTGGACGCGGCTCTCAAATCCTCAGGTGCGGGCGCGGCCTTTGTCAAGGAAGAGACTATTGAATACGGGCCGGCTGTGGCACGTCCGGAAAAGATTATCTGCGTGGGGCTAATTAAACCCGGGAAAAGAAGGAAGTCGGCATGGAGCCGCCCAGCCAACCGGTGCTTTTCAACAAGTACAACAATGCACTCAACCATCACAACGGTACTATTAAGCTGCCGGTCGACGTAGCCAAGAAATTTGACTATGAAGTCGAGCTGGTGATGGTCATGGGCAAAGAAGCCAAAAACGTCTCCGAGGCGGATGCGCTTTCCTACGTGGCGGGTTACTGCACCGGAAATGACTTTACTGCAAGAGACCTGCAACTGGAGTCCCCCGGCAAGCAGTGGATGATTGGTAAGACTCCGGACCAATTTGCTCCCTTAGGTCCCTATTTGGTTACCGCCGACCAGATCGATCCCGACAACCTGAAGCTCGAGTGCCGGGTCAACGGCGAGACGCGGCAATCATCCAACACCAACGATTTCATATTCAACAGCAAGAAGATGATCAGTTTCATCTCCCGTTACATCACGCTCAAACCCGGCGACATCATTTTCACCCCCGGGATCCCAAAAGGGGTGATCTCGGGGGAAACAAGGATAAGCAGGTTTGGCTAAACCCCCGGGGACAAACTCGCTTGCAGCCTGGAAAAGCTGGGTGAACTGAAGTTTATACTTGTTTGACGGACGCTCCCGGCCTTGCATGCCTGATTTCGAACCTTGCCAAGGGAACTCTCGAGACGATCGCAGCACCATCCTGGAAGTTGGGGAGGCGCGATGCGGTTCTCGACCTACTTCTCCCATCGAACAGGAAAACGATTTTTCACCCGCTACCGTGCGCGGAAGAACCCCATCGTTTGCTGATTGAATGGGAGGAGGTGATAGGACGGGACAACGGGATTCCGGTGCAAGCAGGGAGTGGATGATGTGCACATGCGAGACGAACCGGAGAGAGAAGGGGAGATGATATGAGGAAGGTAGCCGTTAACGTGCTGGTTTTTATGGCTTGCGTTGTCCTTGTAACAAGCGTGATAGCAGACACAACCGCAGCATCGCTACAAACGCCTCCGGCATGGGCGTACCCAATCCAACCCCCGGTTACACCTGCGCCCGATGATGGCGTCCAGAAGCGCGTCCCGGGAAGCACGGTGGCGTTGACGCTCACTCAGATTCGCGACCTCTATGCCCCGCCCGATTGGCATCCGGGCGATCACCCCCCGATGCCTGAAATCGTCGCGCGCGGGAGGAAGCCGGAGTTGTTCGCCTGCGGTTACTGCCATTATCCGAATGGGCAGGGCCGTCCCGAGAACTCCAGCCTTGCCGGTCTTCGCGCAGGCTAACCCCTGGCCGTTTCAAAACGGCCTGGAAAGCTCGGAACCGGCGATGAGCGCGGTAGCGATGATGCTCGCACAAGGCAAAAGCGCGACGAGGTAGGTAAAAAGTTCCGCCGAGTTTTTGCCACCCTTTCAAACCTTGGATAAATTGTCGAAACCGATACCGTGCCGAAGACCCATGGGGGGATTCAGTTGTCCCGTTGAGGGGGGAGGGACAGAGCCGATCGGTCAGCGCATCATCGAGGTTGCGGAAGACCTGGCACGGACCAGCATTCGCGATTCAAGATCCGGATTCATCGCATACGTGCCGGTCAGCAGCATCAAGAGGGGCGAGGCACTCGTCACCACCGGCGGCGCGGGCAAGACGACCGTGTGTGGAACCTGCCACGGCAAGGACCTGAAAGGCGTCGGGGACGCCGCTGGCGGGTCGCTCACCGAGCTATACCGTGCGCCAGCTGTACGACTACCAAAGCGGCGCCCGCGCAGGGCTGTTAAGCCCGCAGATGAAGGCGTCGCCAAGCTGCCCGTTGAGGTTTGGACGATCGCGCCTATCCCCGGCTTCGCTCGCCTCCTTTTGGGAATCCGACCTTCCCGGGGAAAAAGTGCCCGGGGTTTCGTCGGTATGGCTTTTGCAAAAAAGGGGACGAGGTTTTGGACCACAGGGGGGGTTAGGAGGAAACCGAATAGAACGTAAACCCCGCGCAAACAAGTGCCATTTTCGGGGTCTGGAAGGGTCTTTCAGCGGACGCTGTTGACGCGGGATTTCCTTTATAGTACGATGACTTTCCTCTCGGACGCGCCCTTAGCTCAGCTGGATAGAGCGCTTGACTTCGGATCAAGCGGCCGGGGGTTCGAATCCCTCAGGGCGCGCCAGCAAATCCGATCCGGGTATCCTTTTACGGGTGCCCGGATCTTTCTTTCAACGTCAGAAAACCAATCGCGTTTCTCAAGAATCTAGCTGGAAAATGTAAGTTCAATCAAACCGATGTAGTCCAGGCATGATACGCTGCGGTGGCACCCGGGAAAGGTTATCAAAGAGGAAATTATCTGTCTCGAGTGAGGTCGTGCAGCCAACAAACTCACTTTGGAGGGCATCATGAAGCGATTCAGCCTACTCGCACTGACCACTATGGCACTGCTGTTTCTGGGAGTTGCGTTGCCTTCGGGCAACGCGGTCGGCCAGGAAAAGACGCTGAAAGAGCAACTCGTCGGAACCTGGACGTATGTCTCGGTCGATTCTGTCAACCCGGATGGTAGCCGGGTGCCGATGTATGGTCCCAATCCGCAGGGTCTCGCAAGTTTTGATAGCAATGGCCGCTATATATTGCTGGTCGCGCGCTCTGGCCAGCCCAAATTCGCGTCGAACAATCGCATGGAGGGTACTCCGGAAGAATACAAGGCCGTCGTGCAAGGAATGAACGCTCACTTCGGCAGATACACCGTCAACGAGACGGATAAGACCATCACCTTTCACATAGAAACCAGTACGTTTCCAAACTGGAACGGAGCTGAGCAGAAACGACCATTCATTCTCACAGGGGACGAATTTAAGTGGACGACTGCAGGCTCCAGCGGCGGCTTGGCTGAGGTGGTATTGAAACGAGCCAAGTAGGCGCTGCGCACAACGCAATCGCCCGCAGACTGGCTCCACGCGACTTCGGGGGATAACTTCACCTAAGGTGTGGGCGTCCGCAGCTAACGCCGGCTGTTAGGCAGGGATGTTAGAGAGAAAGCGTTTCTTCCCAGTAGTGCCCGGTTTCGTCCGGTATGGCGCGCCAGCAAATCCAATCCGGGCATTCTTTTCCGGGTGTCCGGATTTTTTTTGTCCCGATTGGAACCACATCGCTTGCCTGCAGAATCTTAACTGAAAATGGCTGTCCGTCTCCTATGCGTACCCCGGAACCTGTGAGCTTGGCCGGAGCGGAAGCTGATGGTTTGCTGGGTGATTTCCAACCCCGTACCATATCGGCAGGAGGGGGACAGCTATGACGACAGTGAGCATTCGGCGCAGCGACGGGAACTCCGTGACGTTGGACAGTTCGGCCGTCGAGAGCCTGAAAGCCGAACTGCGCGGGCCCTTGCTATTTCCGGGAGACGACGGATACGACGCGTCCCGCACCGTGTGGAACGCCATGATCGACCGGAGACCGGCCTTGGCAGTCCATTGCGCGGGAGTGAATGACATCAAGCGTGCAGTCGACTTTGCCCGCGCCCATGGTCTGCTGACCTCCGTCAAGGGAGGAGGGCATAATATCGCCGGCAGCGCCGTGTGCGACGGGGGGTTTCTGATCGACCTTTCCGGCATGCGCTCGGTGCGCGTCGATCCGGAGGCACGTGTTGCACATGTTGAGCCCGGAGCGACCCTCGGGGATTTCGACTCCGAGGCACAGGCCTTCGGGCTTGCCACGCCGCTCGGCATCAACTCCACAACCGGTGTTGCCGGCCTCACG
This genomic interval carries:
- a CDS encoding adenylate/guanylate cyclase domain-containing protein, which codes for MPADKPKRKLAAILSADAAGYSRLMEEDEAGTLKTLKAHFQVMSSQVENHRGRVVAVHGDSLLAEFDSVVDAVQCAMEIQKEIKARNDDLPEKSRMPFRIGINLGDVIEEGGNVYGDGVNVAARLEGLADPGGICISRSVHDQVKNKLSVGYQSMGAHSVKNIAEPVQVYRIQTEPDAFGKAVGRAWYRLKQWQKVALAIGIALLPVFVGLAVKKYIDQSGSSPGIFAFFTEKTALPLPDKPSIAVLPFENMTGDPKQEYFTDGFTEQIITSLSKISSLFVISRNSSFTYKGKPVKVGKVSKELGVRYVLEGSIQKSGDRVRINAQLIDAISDQHLWAENYDRSMKDIFALQDEITLKILTALQVNLTSGEQARVWAKGTKNLEAYLKVMQARESILVGNAASVARGRQLAEEAIELDPQYAKAFGYIGTSHVMDFLLYSSKSPKESLEQAVEWLQKAVAMDDSLADAHARLAHAYTFVNRHEEAIAEAEKAMAMDPNSAEVHNSACYALRFSGKAAEAVLACKKAIRLEPFAPGNYYGNLGMAYFQNGSDCEEAVKVCGEGLKRAPDSMIVHFMATTVFSACGKEKEARKTAKELLRINPKFSAESFAKRLPQKDQKEKDRIVDALRKAGL
- a CDS encoding lipocalin-like domain-containing protein gives rise to the protein MKRFSLLALTTMALLFLGVALPSGNAVGQEKTLKEQLVGTWTYVSVDSVNPDGSRVPMYGPNPQGLASFDSNGRYILLVARSGQPKFASNNRMEGTPEEYKAVVQGMNAHFGRYTVNETDKTITFHIETSTFPNWNGAEQKRPFILTGDEFKWTTAGSSGGLAEVVLKRAK